Genomic DNA from Peribacillus simplex NBRC 15720 = DSM 1321:
TTTGAAACAGGACCAAATTATATTTTAATGGAATATCTATTAGGACCAGATTTAAATACGTTTCTAAAAAAACAATCTGCACTATCTGAGGACATAACAAAACGCTTACTCTATATATTAAAAACAATGGAAAAATCAGGTTTCAAACAAATTGATGCCCCATTACGGCATATTATTATAACCAGGAATGGTTTTAAATTAGTCGACCATGTGTACTCGTTTTCACGTGAACAAAAAAGACCTCTCGAGTTATTTAAAGACCTGCGAGAAAGAAATTTTTTAGATTCTTTTCTAGAACAAGTGAAGGCGTTAGATCCCGGTACGTATGCTGAATGGACTAAAACACCAATTCCATTAACTGAAAATGATAATACACTTGTATAGTCATAGTTATGTAACTGGAATCCTAACGAAAAAATTTAAAAAGGTATTACTCCTAATTGTTGAAGTTTTAGTTATCACAAAAAATGAGCATATCAAAACCTATGGTGATTTTGCATTCAACGGTTTCCAAGATCGTTTTTTCGCTTAAACTTCATTCGTAGGTGCTATTTCACAGCGGGTATAAGAGTGGAAAACTCATAAGGCTTAAAGCGAAAAAGGATATCATGTCATTATTGGTGGATTACGAATAAAACGTAAGTCTCTCCCCCATGAAGATTTTGAGTTTGCTTCCTCTTTATATCCGTCATAATGAACACTGTTCTGTTATTGATCGAAAGTATCAATATATATAAATACTAATGCTTACTCAGTGTTCCAGAAAGGTGTCAAAATCCTATTGTATAGAAAGGATTGAAATCAATAATATGAACATTATAGTAACAGGGGCTGCAGGTTTCATTGGTTTCCATTTAACAAAACGTTTGTTAGCCCAAGATATCAATGTTATAGGAGTAGACAATATTAATGATTATTATGATGTTTTTTTAAAGAACAATCGACTCAAGATATTAGAAGAAAACCCTGATTTCGAATTCCATAAAATGGATTTGTTGAATAAAGAAAAATTAAATCAATTATTTAAAGACAGAACCATTGATATAGTCATCAACTTAGCAGCTCAGGCTGGAGTGCGTTATAGCATAGACAACCCGGATTCTTATGTTAATTCCAACCTAGTTGGGTTTGTAAATATCTTAGAGGTCTGTCGACATAATAATGTAAAGCACTTAATTTATGCATCCTCAAGTTCTGTATATGGAGCAAATACTAATATCCCCTTCTCAACCAAAGACCCAGTGGATCATCCAGTAAGTTTATATGCTGCCACTAAAAAGTCTAATGAATTAATGGCTCATACTTATAGTCATTTATATAATATTCCAACCACAGGACTCCGTTTCTTTACGGTGTATGGTCCATGGGGGAGACCTGATATGGCTTATTACTCTTTTACTAAAAATATTATTGAAGAGAATACAATAAAGGTTTTTAATAATGGAGATATGAGAAGAGACTTTACTTATATTGATGATATTGTTGAAGGAATAATCCGATTACTTGATAAACCACCGGTTTGTAATATTGGATGGGATAGAGCTAATCCTGATTCAAGTTCAAGTTATGCCCCATACAAAATTTATAATATCGGTAACAATAAGCCCATAAAATTAATGGATTTCATTAACACATTAGAGAAACTAATTGGCAAAAAGGCAAAAATAGAATTCTTACCAATGCAACCGGGAGATGTTAAGGAGACATATGCAGATATTGCCGATTTGAATGCTGATGTGGGGTTCTATCCTTCAACAACAATAGAAGAAGGTTTAACTCATTTTGTGAATTGGTACAATAAGTACAATAAATAAGGAAAAAGAAGTAGTGAATTTTACTAAGTGGGATATTAGTCATATAACGCTGAAAACCATCGATCGAACCACCTTCAAATTTTGCTGTCATTGACATCATTTATTTTTTCTTATTTAGAAAAAATAAATCCCGGAGTTGGTGATGAAAGGTCAAATAACAGATGCCATTAATGAAATGCTGAAAATCAGAAAATGTCTATCGGAAAACGATTTATGGAGACAGAACCGATATTAGTAGATTTGAAGTGTACATGGCTGAACAGTTCCATATAATTAAAAATTTAATGAGTAAAAACCCAAAATCAAAAAAAAAGAGATGGTAAATGGGTTATATGCAAGTAAAGAAGATTAATTAAAAATTTGTTAGTTAATGAAAGGAGAAAGTAATTTGAACCCTGAAAATATGAAAATTCCATTGGAAGTTCTTAAGGAGTATAATTTGTCAGATTTTCTTATGACGTCCCTTACATGTAATTCTACAAAAGATCCTCTATTCAAATTAAATCCTCTGTTTGAAAACTACTTTAATGTTTGTTCTGAAAACCTACCATACAAAGACATTTATAAAGCTGATTCTATGTTCCCTCATGAATTTCACAAACAAGTGAAACAAATTGTAGAACAAGGAAAAATAAAAAAATTAGGCAATTATCAAGAACTATTAGTTTTAGCGGAACGCGAGAAGAGCAAATATGAATTTCTTGTTAAAGGGACTGAGGTGGGATGAGAACCATTGCTTATTTTGTAAGTGAAAACATTAAAACACACCAACGTTTTATATATAATCAAATCGTAAAAATA
This window encodes:
- a CDS encoding NAD-dependent epimerase — protein: MNIIVTGAAGFIGFHLTKRLLAQDINVIGVDNINDYYDVFLKNNRLKILEENPDFEFHKMDLLNKEKLNQLFKDRTIDIVINLAAQAGVRYSIDNPDSYVNSNLVGFVNILEVCRHNNVKHLIYASSSSVYGANTNIPFSTKDPVDHPVSLYAATKKSNELMAHTYSHLYNIPTTGLRFFTVYGPWGRPDMAYYSFTKNIIEENTIKVFNNGDMRRDFTYIDDIVEGIIRLLDKPPVCNIGWDRANPDSSSSYAPYKIYNIGNNKPIKLMDFINTLEKLIGKKAKIEFLPMQPGDVKETYADIADLNADVGFYPSTTIEEGLTHFVNWYNKYNK